The Thermoplasmata archaeon genome segment GAGCACGTCGCCTTCACCCATGTGGCCCGCGAGGAGGACGCAAACAACTACTTCCTCACGGTCAAGGCATCCGGCCGGTTCGAGGATTTGCGGCAGGTCCAGGACTTCCACGTCCGTCTCCGGATCAAACCGTCCGTGTGCGACACGTGCCAGAAGCAGGCCGGCCGATACTACGAGGGCATCCTCCAGGTGCGCGCGGAGGACCGCGACCTGACGCCCGCGGAGCTTCGTGCGATCCGCACCTTGGTCCTCTCGCGCGTGGAGCGCCGTCGGGACGAGGGGGGCGGCTTCGTCTCCCGCACGGAGGAGATCCACGGCGGCGTGGACTTCTACGTGAGCACGAACGCGCTCGGGACGCGGCTCGCGCGGGAAGTCTCCGAGGCGTTCGGAGGCACGGTGTCGACGTCGCCCAAGCTGTACGGGCAGCGCGAAGGGAAGGAAATCTACCGCGTCACGACCCTCGTGCGACTCCCGCCCTTCCAGGTTGGGGAGGTCGTGCGCCACAAGGCCGCACTCGCCGAGGTACTCTCCCTGCGACCCTTCGTGGAGCTGCGAGACCTCCGCTCGGGAGAGCGACGGCGCTACAAGCCCAAGGACCTGCGCGGACTTCGCCGCGTGGACGCGGAGCGGTTTGAGGCGGACATCCGCCTGGACGCCGACGGTCAGGCCGTGGTCGCCCACCCGGAATCCGCGGCGGAACGGATCGTCCGAACTTCGGGCGCGAAACCGGGTCGCGCCGCGGTCGTATGGACCGCGGACGAAGCGTACGTCTCCGGGTTCCGGGCCGGCGGCTCGAAGGCTTAAAGGACGCCCCGCCCTTGCCCCGTCGATGAAGGTGGCCCTGGGCTGCCGGGCCCTGGACGACCTCCTGGGCGGGGGCGTCGAAGAGGGGTGCATCACCCTCCTCCACGGGGAGGCGGGGAGCGGCAAGACGAACTTCTGCCTCCAGCTCGCCCGAAATTGTGTGCGGTCGGGCCGCAAGGTGATCTACATCGACACGGAGGGCGTGTCCATGGACCGCCTGCGACAGATCTGCGGGGACGACTTCGACCTCGTCGCCAAGAACATCCTCTTCTCGGAGCCGTACAGCTTCGAGGAGCAGGAGTCGCTGATCGAGAAGGCCGTGAAGATCGCGGAGAGCAATGCGGAGGTCGGGCTCATCGTGATCGACAGCATCACAATGCACTACCGCCTCACGATGCGGGACGAGACGCGGCGGGATGAGCGGTACTCCCTGACGCGGCAGATCGCGCGGCTCCTGAAAGTGTCCCGGACGCGGGGCATCCCCGTCGTGGTCACGTCCCAGGTGTATACGGACATCGACACGGGGCGGTACATGCCCCTGGGCGGCCACATGCTCAGCCATAACGCGAAGACGATCATCCGGTTCGAGAAGGTCGGACCCAGCCAACGCGCCGCGGTCCTCGAGAAGCACCGGAACAAGG includes the following:
- a CDS encoding NMD3-related protein, which encodes MFCVECGAEGLVYQGVCASCFAKKHPLVEPPANLHVPRCQQCGAFHFRSGWSRVDLDQAILQLLREKVRMLPPFEHVAFTHVAREEDANNYFLTVKASGRFEDLRQVQDFHVRLRIKPSVCDTCQKQAGRYYEGILQVRAEDRDLTPAELRAIRTLVLSRVERRRDEGGGFVSRTEEIHGGVDFYVSTNALGTRLAREVSEAFGGTVSTSPKLYGQREGKEIYRVTTLVRLPPFQVGEVVRHKAALAEVLSLRPFVELRDLRSGERRRYKPKDLRGLRRVDAERFEADIRLDADGQAVVAHPESAAERIVRTSGAKPGRAAVVWTADEAYVSGFRAGGSKA
- the radB gene encoding DNA repair and recombination protein RadB; the protein is MKVALGCRALDDLLGGGVEEGCITLLHGEAGSGKTNFCLQLARNCVRSGRKVIYIDTEGVSMDRLRQICGDDFDLVAKNILFSEPYSFEEQESLIEKAVKIAESNAEVGLIVIDSITMHYRLTMRDETRRDERYSLTRQIARLLKVSRTRGIPVVVTSQVYTDIDTGRYMPLGGHMLSHNAKTIIRFEKVGPSQRAAVLEKHRNKEEGSRVVFRITGRGLED